A single window of Gavia stellata isolate bGavSte3 chromosome 16, bGavSte3.hap2, whole genome shotgun sequence DNA harbors:
- the IL17B gene encoding interleukin-17B — translation MERAPNLLLLCIFTFAMVLVPEAKDQSKAAKGRRRGPARPTTATPALAWAPDDSYTSMADYEHSIQDMVRQLRNNSEPRDTKCQVNLRLWRSNRRSLSPWTYSINHDATRIPADIPEARCLCTGCINPFTMQEDRTMASIPIYSRLPVRRLLCQVPGEVGHKPSEKKKCHKKYQMVMETIAVGCTCIF, via the exons ATGGAGCGGGCTCCAAACCTG cttcTCCTCTGCATCTTCACCTTTGCCATGGTCCTGGTCCCTGAAGCAAAGGACCAAAGCAAGGCAGCGAAGGGCAGGAGAAggggcccggcgcggcccaCCACAGCCACCCCTGCCCTGGCATGGGCCCCGGACGATTCCTACACCTCCATGGCAGACTACGAGCACAGCATCCAGGACATGGTGCGCCAGCTGAGGAACAACTCCGAGCCGCGAGACACCAAGTGCCAGGTCAACCTGAGGCTCTGGAGGTCCAACCGGAGGAGCCTGTCTCCCTGGACCTACAG catAAACCATGATGCAACTCGGATCCCGGCAGACATCCCCGAGGCCCGATGTCTCTGCACCGGCTGCATCAACCCCTTCACGATGCAGGAGGACCGCACCATGGCCAGCATTCCCATCTACAGCCGGCTGCCTGTCCGCCGGCTGCTCTGCCAGGTGCCGGGCGAGGTTGGGCACAAGCCCTCCGAGAAGAAGAAGTGTCACAAGAAGTACCAGATGGTCATGGAGACCATTGCTGTGGGCTGCACTTGCATCTTCTGA